The Desulfovibrio sp. DNA window TGAAGAACAGCGCCAGCCTGTGGGCAGTTTTGTTGTCACACCCCAGCTTACCGACCCCGCCAGAACTCACAAGGCCACGGCGGCCCAGGTTACAGCCCCGCCGGTTGTAGGCGAAGCCCGCTTCAGCCTTGAGGACTTTACCCAACGGGTAAGCAATGCCGTGCAAAACGCGCCCCTCGCTCCGCAGGAAGTGCCGCCACTACGTCTGCGGGCAGATATAGAGGCCGACAGCACCACAGCCGCCACTGCAAAACCAGAATCCACCCCGGGCACAGCAGTCACCAGATAAAAAACAGCATCCACCTGCTGATTTCAGTAAACGCCGTCTCATTCGATGCGGCGTTTTTCCTTTTACTGCGTCCCCAAAACCACGGTTTCCGCGGTCCACAAGGGTTGCGGCAAAAATTTCCCCCCTATTTCAGGGAACAGTTTTTGCACATTTTTTACCGGGAATTATTTTCCCCGGCTGATACGCGACACAGGGAGGTGCGCTTACAGTACTCGGCCACGCCCGCAGTGGATTGCAGGCGTTACCGGCTATGTCCTCACGGACTGGGAGACAGTTATGAGCGTCAGTGCGTTATCATCATCTTCTTCATCATATTGGGAGAAGATGCTTGCGCAGATGAAGGGTTCCAGCGAATCACAAACGCAGGACAATCTGGCAGGCAAGCTCTTTGGGGATCTGGATTCTGATGGGGACGGCACGCTAACCCTCTCTGAAACCGGACTGAGCAAGGATCTCTACAGCAAGATCGACGCCGATGGCGACGGTACGGTTACGCAAACCGAACTGCAAAAGGCCATCGAAACCCAGCGCAATGCCATGTTCACCAGCATGCAGCTGGGCCAGAGCCAGACTGGTTCTGCCACCGACACCTCGACCACAGGGCAGCCCACCGCCAAGGACCTGCTCTCGTCCATTATGAATGGACAGGTTCCCGGTGGAATGCACGGTGCTGGCAAGGGCAAAAACGGGGATGACCTTGCATCCAAACTTTTCTCGGCGTTGGACAGTGACAGCAGCAACGGCCTGAGCGTGGACGAAACCGGGCTCAGCCAGTCGGTTTTCGATTCNNNNNNNNNNNNNNNNNNNNNNNNNNNNNNNNNNNNNNNNNNNNNNNNNNNNNNNNNNNNNNNNNNNNNNNNNNNNNNNNNNNNNNNNNNNNNNNNNNNNGAAACCGGGCTCAGCCAGTCGGTTTTCGATTCAATGGACGTAAATCAGGACGGTTCTGTTTCTGCTGACGAACTGGCAACGGCGCTTGAAAAGCAGCGTACCGCCATGGGATCCGGCCAAGGCTCCTCTACGCGCACACAGATAGCTCAAAGCTTTCTTTCTGCCATCGCCAACAGCGCCTATCAGACCCTGAGCCAGACTACAGCCACAACCCAAGGCGTGGAGGCCGTGGCCTAACCCACCGCACCGCAGATTCTTCTCCAAAGGAAGAGCACTGACAGCTATGCCCATAAACGACGCCCCGGTTGCACGAGCAGCCGGGTCATCGTTTATGGGCCCTATTTTACCCGCCAGCAATACCCATTCTAGCGCTCACCATTTTTTGCACAGCCTCAGGGCAGAATTCTACGCTTCACTGTGACGGAAAACACAGATAATCCGCGCCAGCCATGAAAAAATGGATTTATCGAGGCATGCGAAAAGATTATTTTTCACATGTTCCGCAAATCTTTTTCGCCCTGTAATCAGCCGCTTAAATTCTGTAACAATCCAATTTTTTTAAACTATTTTTTGCAAATGAGCCACATTTGTGGCAATTATACCGCTTGTGAAATTAGTGAGATTATATTGACATTATCGGTATAAAGAAATAGGAACAAGGCCGAGTTGGCAGACTCTTGTAAACAGTATTCAGCAGAGGGATTTATATGAATAAGTTTGAAAAGCTCCATGAAACTTTGATGCGCGAGATGCGTCTTATCCATGCTCCCGTTGCAATTAAATACTTCTTCGACCAGGAAGAGCTTGATTCTTTCAAAAAAAACCAGCCCCACTATTCCCCCATTAAGCCGCTCACCTTTTGTCAGAGTGAAGTTGGCGCACGAATGGAAGGAATTACAGTTATTGTCGAACGCGAAAACCTTGGCTGTACCAATGCCAGTTTTGTGTTCGGCTGGAAGGATCTGGACGAATCCGAGGTAAAAAGCCACCTCAAGTATTGCGCCGATGCCGACCATGCGCGCCAGGTTCTTGAAGCAAAACCGCATGTTCCGGCCAACCTGCTCGCAGTGGCTGTGAGCCCGCTCGCCGCCATGACCGTGCAGCCCGATGTGGTGCATTTTGTGTGCGACACCATGCAGGCCTACCATATTATCGGCGACTGGATGGCAACCCAGCGCATCGACAACTTCCACCCGTCCATGAGCGTGAACTCTGCCGTTTGCTCCGGCAACGTCTACACGCTGAACACCAAGCAGGCCAACCTGTACCTTGCGTGCAGCGGCAGCTATAATTCGGGCAAGACCGAGCGCGGCGAAATCAATGTGGCCATTCCCGGCGAGCACATTGAAGCTCTTGTGCAGCGCCTTGAAGACCGCGTTACCCAAAAGGGCGGCGCTTCCATCACCCGCCTGGGCGAACCCTTCCCCGGCGCGGCCATCTGCAAAAACTGCCCCCTGATCATCTTCAAGAAAGAACGCGAAGCCTAAGCCAGCGCGTACAAATGCATAAAAGCAACAGCCGGACTGCCCATGGGCAATCCGGCTGTTGCTTTTATATGGTTCTGCCCTGTCCGCGCCCTGCGCGTTGTGGCAACGACTAACGGCTACATAAAGAACAGCCAGGTCAGCAGCGCAAACAAGGGCACAAGAATACCCACCGACCACAGCATGTAGCCAAAAAAGCTGGGCATGCGCACACCATCGCTTTCTGCAATGGAGCGCACCATAAAGTTGGGCGCGTTGCCAATATAGCTATTGGCCCCCATAAAAACAGCACCAGCAGATATGGCCGCGAGCGTTGCGGGCATTTCGTGCATGAGACGCTGCGCGTCCCCACCAGCGGTGTTGAAGAACACAAGATAGGTTGGCGCATTATCCAGAAAGCTAGAAAGTATGCCGGCAAGCCAGAAGTACATGGCGTTTACTGGCTGCCCATCTTGCGAAACAAGACGTATCAGCGGGGCCAACGCGCCATCTGTTCCTGCCCGCAAGATGGCAATGGCAGGAATCATGCTGATAAAGATGCCAAAGAACAGCTTGGCCACTTCTTCAATGGGTGCCCACGAAAAACCATTCAGTTCGCGGCAGCGCCTGCTCGTAAACCGGAGCGACAGCCCGGCCAGACATAGCAGGGCAACGTCGCGCAGCAGGTTCTGCGCTTCAACCGGCACGCCAAATACCGAAACCAGCTCGCCCAGCGGGTACAGACCCGACGCAAGCACGGCAATCACCACACCCAGCAAAAACAGCAGGTTAACGCCACCTTCAAACCCCAGTTTTTCTTCTGGCGCATCATTGCGAGCCGCAGGTTGCGGACAGCCTTCTTTATTGTACAGCACGGAATCAAGAGCAAAAAAGATCACCAGCAAAATTGCGGCCAGCAGGCTGGTTTTTGTCAGCAGGTGGGTTGTTGTCCAAAAAAAGTCCACGCCCTTTAAAAAACCCAAAAACAGCGGTGGATCTCCAAGGGGTGTGAGCGAACCACCAATGTTGGCCACAAGAAAGATGAAAAACACCACAGAATGTGCCCGATATCTGCGGTGGGCATTGGCCCGCAACAGGGGGCGAATAAGCAGCATGGCGGCGCCGGTTGTGCCCATGCAGCTTGCCAGCACCGTGCCTACAGCCAGCAGACCGGTGTTTACCGCCGGGGTTCCCACCAGCGAGCCTGTCAAACGCACACCGCCAGCCACCGTAAACAGGGTGAACAGCAGCACCAGAAAGGGAATGTAATCAAGTAGAATGATATGTAAAAATTCGTACAGGGCGACACTGAAGCCGTAAATCATCAGGCAGGGGACCAGAAATGCCATGCCCCAGCAAGCGGCTATCTTGCCAAAATGCCTTTCCCACAGATGCGGCAACGCCAGAGGCAATACAGCAATGGAAAGCAGCATGCACACAAAGGGAATGGCCCAGAGAACCGAAAGCTGCGCACCTGGAATGCTGGGGTGACCAGTGGACGCCAGCGCCATATCGGGCATGCAGAAAACTGAGCTGATTACGACACCCCAAGCAAAAAACCCGGCCATATGCGCTCCTGAAATTTACTATCTGTGAGGCAGAAGAATATTCGACTACCAATTATCACTATAAATTTCAATCGCTCATCCATTAGATACAGGTAAAAAAACTTCACAACTCAACACTGCATGCCGTGGATATTCTTGAATGGCAAGCTTCAAAATATCGCTGGCCTGCAACACAACATAAAAAACGGGCTGGTGCAGTCATGCACACAGCCCGTCATCAATCAGCACAAGAATTGTCGATTCTGGTGCAGACAATCAACCCTGCTTCATTTCATGAACCAGGCTGCCCAATTCCTGCGCCTGCCGCGCAAGCTCTGTAACCGCATGAGCGGCCTCGCCCATGGCATCTGCAGTCTGCTTGACCATTTCATTTACATTGCCGATCGACATATTGATTTCATCACTTGCGGCAGACTGCTCTTCACTGGCCGTAGCAATGGCGTTTACCTGATCGGCCACACCCAGAACCGTTTCAAGTATTTCATTCAGTGCTTGACCTGACTGACTGGCATAGCCCGTAGCCTGATTGACCTGCTCAAGCGCATTATCCATGATGACATGCTTTTTGAGGTGCTTTCCTGTATGGACTTGATGGCATTGCCAACATCATGGGTGGAAGCCATGGTTTTTTCTGCCAGCTTGCGCACCTCGTCGGCAACAACGGCAAAGCCTCGCCCGGCGTCGCCAGCCCTCGCGGCCTCAATGGCGGCGTTGAGCGCCAACAGGTTTGTCTGGTCGGCAATATCGGAAATAACGCCCATAATCTGGCTGATGGCCTGTGCATGAGCATTCAGCTGCAGCATATCCTGTTTGAGTTCCTGCGATACGGTCTGTACCTGCCCGATGCTGACAAGAGACTTTTGCACAATGCTTGATCCGCTCTGGGCTTTTTCTCTGGTTTCGGCCGAAGCAACAGAGGCCTGACCGGCATTGCGGGCCACTTCCTGCACTGTTGCATTCATCTGGTTCATGGCGGTGGCAGCTTCTGCCAGCCGCTGGGCCGCCTGCGCAGCGCCCTTGTCTGACTGCTCGATCTGGGCAGAAAGCTCGGTTGAGGCAGAGCTGACAATCTGCACCACTTTTTCGAGCCTGCCAGCGGCGTGCAACATAGCATCGGCCTTTTTGTGGGCCTCGTCCTTGGCGGCATTGGCGCTTTCCATGACATCGTGGGCTTGGCGCGACTGCTCTCTGGCATTTTCCGATTCCCTCTGGGCATCCTGAATATGCTCCTTCAATGCCTCCACCATATTGATAATAGCCCCGTATACACCGATTCTGGCGTGACCGTCGTCCACATTAAAATCTCCACCAACCACGCGCCGCGCCACCACCAGCAGGTCTCCGGGATCTCTGCCCAGTTGCCGGTTGGTTTCACGGGCGATCAGCACCGCAGCGACAGACGCAAGCAAGAGGGCAAAAATGGTCAGCCCAATGCCAATGCCATTGCTTTTGGCATACAGACTGTCGCCCAACAGGCCTCTGGCATGGGCATTGTCGTGCGAAACCTTGACCAGACTGTTTATGGCTTCCGAGAGGCTTTCATAGTCAACATGCCCCTTGCCCAAAAGCAGGGCCAGCGCATCGTCTGGCTTTCCCTCTTGCCGCAACCGGTGCACCTCTTTCGAGGTTTCCAGATATTTGAATAGTTCCCTGTCTATGGCGGCAACACAACTTTTGGCGTTGCCCGAAATGCAAAGAGCACTGACTTCTTTAAGCTCACGGTCTAATTTACGGCGAATTTCATCAATTTTAGCCGAAAGAGCCGCAGCTTTTTGCACATTCTTCTCGATAAGATACTGAAATTCGTAAACCCTGTACTCTGTTGTATCGGTATTAATTTCACCTGCAAGTTCTGAAACAGGCACGTTACGGTGGGCCAGAACCGAAGTGATGCCGTTAAGCTCCGCCATCTGCCAAAGCAGATACCCGGCCAGTAACGCCATCAGCAACCCAAGCATCCCCATTCCGAAAGAAATTTTGGTTACGAGCTTCATAAATTTACTCGCGGCTAGAGTTTATATTGCAGTGGGGAAACGCATCATTCACGTAAAATCAATATAGCATATCGGCTTTACACAACTTCACGTTATACCGGTTATGAAAAAAAACTAATACATGCAAACGTAAAAAATAATAAATATCATCATGATATATTTTTGTGCAATAAATTATTTTTCCGAACGACACGCAATTGCAAATCGAAGACAAGATTTCAAATCAAAACAGCATATTAATCAAATATCGATTACATACTTTAAATCAAAGCCAAACATTATTTCGATTTATAAAAATTTATTAATAATAAAAGTATATTAAACAAATAAAAGCAATATAATCGGTATTTTTTACAAAATATAAATATAAATAAAAGAATATATGCAAGATAGATACATAATACGAAAGCTCACTCAAAGTAATCAAAACTGCCGCGATCGGCGTGATGCAAAAATACAATAAGGCAAGTTGCCATGATGGATTTCCACGGTGTTTCCCCAAAAAACTGAAAAAGGGCCGCAGCTCTTCAGCTACGGCCCTTGATAGTTGCGTGATTAAATACGCTTACGACTTCTTCAAGTTTTCCACAATACGGCTCAAATCTCCGGTCATTTCAGCAAGCTGCTGAATGGCCGTCGCCGATTCCGACTGCCCGCGCGTTGTATCGCTGGTAAGACGGGACACTTCGTCAAGGCTGCGACTGATCTCTTCCGATGCGGAGGACTGTTCTTCTGCCGCAGTGGCAATGGACTGGGCCTGCTCCGCATTTTCCTTGGCCAGACCAAGAATGGCGTCGAGGACTTCGCCAGATTTGTGTGACAGGGTTGTGGTTTCCTCCACTACCGTACTGGCGCGATCCATGGAGGTAATGCTCTGCCTGGCGGCAGTTTGCATGCCAGAGATATTTTCTCCCACCTGTTTGGTGGCCCCAATGGTCTTTTCCGCAAGCTTGCGCACTTCATCGGCAACTACCGCAAAACCACGGCCGGCTTCACCAGCGCGGGCAGCTTCAATGGCGGCATTCAGCGCCAGCAGGTTGGTCTGGTCTGCAATATCATTAATAACGTCCATGATGGCGCCAATGCTGTCGGCCTGCTTGCCAAGAGCGGTAAGGTCAACCTTCATGGCCTGGGTCTGCTCGTGCACGTGGTTTACCGATGCGACAACCTGACGCACCAGGGTAACACCCTGCCCCGCTTCCTGCTGGGTTTTGGCGGCATTGGAGGCAGCCTGCCCCGAATTACGGGCCACATCTACAATGGAAGCGGTCATCTGCTCCATGCCCACAGAGGTATCCCCCATGCGCTGGCGCTGAATTTCTGCCGCTTTGGCAATCTGTTCCGACTGGGCGGCCAGCTCTTCGGTGCTGGATGCAATGCGGGCAACTACACCTTCTATCTGGCTGGCAGCCTGCAAAATTCCTCGCCGGGTGGCCAGTTCGGCCTCCTTGCGTGCCTCTTCCGCCTCGGCCACGGCCTTTTGCGCGCGTTCGGCCTCGGCATGTGCATGGCGTTCTTTTTCTTCGGTGGTGCGTATCATTTCTTTAAGGCGCGCCACCATGTTGCGCAGAGCATCGGCCAGCGTACCCACTTCATCCTTGCTCTTGATGTCGAGGGTTTCGTCAAGGTTGCCCTCTGCTACCGCCGTGGCAAAAACAACACCCTTGCCCAAGGGCTTGAAGATCAGCATCGTAACCAGAAAATGCACCATCAGGGCCGACAGCACCAGAGCTACAACGGCCGTAATGGCGCTGGTATGCAGATTCGCTGTCGAGTCGGCCTGGATTTCTTCAAGCGGCTTGTATGTCCAGACCTTCCAGCCCAATCCGGCGATGATGTACAGGCTGCCCTCGTAGGCCTTGCCGTTATGCGTAAACTGGATACGGCTGTTTTTCTGCAGATCTGTGTATTTCTTGAGGTCGGGTATTGCTTCCCACAGGCTTTTGCCAATGCGCTTGTCGTCGCGGTTGGCCATGATATAACCATCGGGGCGGGTCAAAAAGATATTGTCAAACTCCAACACATGGTTGGTAAAATTGGTGATGTCTGTAAGGCCAAGATTGATGCAGAGCGTGCCGGAAATTTTGCCGTTTTCCATCAGTGGAACACCCACGGCCATAACAGTTGCACCGATGGACGAGGTATACGGCGTTGTGACCACGCGCTTTTCGCCGTTGTACATGCGCGTATACCACTCACGCCCCAGCGACTTGGCGTTAAAATTCTTTATCACGCCCTTGTTATTGTGTGTTTCACCCGTATCGAAGGCATAGTAGGCTTCCACAAGCTTTGTCTGGTTAAGCAGCTGAATCAGCAGATTACGCTTATATTCATAAACGTCATCCGGGTTCACCCCCACGGTGTTTGTCAACATGCGCGAGGTGATTTCAAGCAGGTTGAAATACACGTCCATCTTTTCTGACACAGCCTTGCCCACTGCCTGCGACATGGTATCCAGCTGTTCCATTTCGGAATCATAGGATGAGGCGCAGAAACTCCGGTATGAGCTGTAGGTCATCGCCACAATCACCAGAGAAAAAAAAGCAAAGACACTCAATAGGATTTTATTTTTTGCACTCATTGCCACGTCAATTTCTCCTTATCAATGGCAGCTTGGTTACCAGTCTACAATGCATTATTATCGAATATCAGCTAAAATACTTTATAGCAAACAACAAAACACTATATAATTTTCTTAAAAGACCTTTTTTTGCGATAATTATGTTTATTAGAATATCATGCGTTGCATTTATGCAACATATTGTTGCAAAAATGCAACATTCATCAATAAAAAAGCATCCACCTCATGACATATATTGATTCAAAAAATAGAATTATGGCCAAGCCTGCATGCATATCTTGACACATCAAAACGCATAGAGCGCATCATGCCAGATACGGTGATCTGCAATACACAAGGGGTGCATGTTGTGCCAGACACGGCACTTCTGTATAAGCGGGCATTATGAATGCAGCAGAATTCAGACAAAATGCGATCCAGGGCGGCTTGCAATAATGAGCATAAGTGTACTTTGGGGGCTGTTTTTTTCGGCTTTTGTGGCAGCGTCGATTTTTCCGGCGCAGTCCGAACTTTTTCTGGCGGGCGCGCTGGCAAACAAGTCGGCACCGTTCTGGGCCATAATTGCCGCCGCAAGCATCGGCAATACGTTTGGCTCTGCCACAAACTGGCTGCTCGGGCGCTTTTTTTTGCACTATCAGGATCGCCGCTGGTTCCCCATCAATAGAACCAAGCTTGCCCGAGCAGAAGCATGGTACGCCAAATACGGGCGCTGGTCTCTGCTGCTGAGCTGGGCCCCCATAATTGGCGACCCTATCACCCTTGTGGCGGGTATCCTGCGTGAGCCGTTTTCATCATTTATTGTAATTGTGGCGGTAGCCAAAACACTCAGGTATCTGGTGGTGGCGCTCATCACCCTGCAGTTTGCGTAAAAAACAAAAAAAGGATTTACGGATATCTTCCGTAAATCCTTTTGCTTTTTAATGGCGCGCCCGGCAGGAATCGAACCCACGACCAAGAACTTAGAAGGTTCCTGCTCTATCCAACTGAGCTACGGGCGCACACGCAAGGGCTCAGAGCCCAGCCGTGTGGCGCACAATATAGAGATAGCGCCCCATGCCGTCAAGCTCTGCGGCGCATGTCCCGCCCACAGCAAAAAATGGCGCGCGACCAGCGCGTAGCGCGCCCGGCAACGGTTCTACCGCTGACATGCGGCCCGCTTTGCGCTAAGCTCTTTGCATGAATACCACGTTTGGCACTCCTGCAGACATTCAGCGCCATCTGGATGGCCTGGGTCTTTTTCATATGGATATGGGCCTTGGCCGCATGCGCCGCGCCCTGGCGGCTCTTGACCTTACGCGTCCGCCCTTTGTGGTGACGCAGGTGCTGGGCACCAACGGCAAGGGATCCACATCAGCCTTTCTGGCGTCGCTTGCGATTGCGCACTGTTGCCGTGTGGGGCTGTACACCTCGCCGCACTTTGTCAGCCCCACAGAGCGAATCCGCATTGGCGGGCCGGAACAACCAGTTTGCGCTCCGTGGCCAGCGGAAAGCTGGGTGGAACCGGCCAATCAGGTTATGGCTGTTGCGCCAGAGCTGACCTATTTTGAATTTCTCACCGTGCTGGCCCTGCTGGGTTTTGCCCGTGAAGGCGTGGAACTGGCCGTACTTGAGGCAGGCCTTGGCGGCAGGCACGACGCCACCACTGCCGTGGCCGCCGATCTTTTGTGCTATGCACCCATCGCCCTCGATCACAAAGACATCATAGGCCCCACCCTTGCCGATATAGCGGCAGACAAGGCCGCCGCCATACGCAGCGCAGCGCCCGTGTGCAGCGTTGCGCAGTTTCCGGAGGCATCCAGGGCTCTGGAAAACGCCGCACGCGCGCACAAAGCCCCCATTTTCAGGGCCAGCCCCGCGCCTTCAGGCTTGCGACTTGGGCTCAACGGCCCTCACCAGCGCACCAATGCAGGCCTGGCTCTTGCAGCCTGGCAGCAGCTTGCCCTCATGCTGCATAAAAATACAGATGACGCGCCAGCACAGGAACAGGGCCTCCAGCAAGCCTTTGTGCCGGGCCGTTTGCAGCGTCTGCCCGGCACAGAATCCCTGCCCCCTCTGTTGCTCGACGGGGCCCACAACCCCCATGGCATGGCGGCACTGATCAAGGCCCTGCGTGCCGGAGGCATCAAGCCCGCCGCAGCCATATTTTCCTGCCTTGCGGATAAAGACTGGCTGCCCGCCGCCCAGATGCTCAAGCACTATCTGGGCGAGGCCCCCATGTTTGTTGTTACACTCGACAACCACAGGGCCGCAGCGGCAGATGATATTGCGGAGGCCTGCAACAGCCTGCCGCCCGCAACGGCACACGCCTTGCCGCATGGCCCGCAGGCTCTAGCCCAGGCGCTGGAACTGGCCCGCGCCCTGCCTGAAGCCAGCGAAACCCGGCCCGTGCTCATGAGCGGTTCGCTGTACCTGCTCTCAGAATTTTTTACATTGTATCCACAGGGGCTTATGCAGAGCACCGGAGCACAGGGCGCATAAATTCGCGCCGTACCGCAAGCCATATTGACCGCGCTGGCAACGTACATACATTAAATGAGCACAAAAGCCCTTTTTTCATTTCTAGCAGTACATAAGGAAGCCCATGCAGAATCTCTTTCGCGCCATTCCTTCTGTTGACGCAAGCCTTGCCGCCCTGCACCGCGCAGAGGCAGCGCTGGCCGACAGCCAGCAGACCCCGCACGCCCTGTTGCGCGATCTTGTGGCCGCATTCTGGGACAACAAGCGCGAGAGCATACGTGCGGGTGCATGCAAAAATGGCGAAGAACTGCGCCTTGAGCACCAGCTGCCCGCACTGCTGGAATTTGTGCAGCGCGGCCTGCGGCCCCGTTTCCGCTCGGCCCTCAACGCCACAGGCGTTGTGGTGCACACCAACATGGGGCGCTCCGTGCTGGCAGAAGAAGCCCGTCAGGCAGTAATTCGCGCTGCCACCGGCTATTGCAACCTTGAGCTTGACCTCGCTACCGGCGGCAGGGGCAGCCGCCACGCTCTGGTGGAAGAACTCATCTGCCGCATCACCGGGGCCGAAGCTGCCCTTGTGGTCAACAACAACGCCGCAGCTGTTCTGCTGGTGCTCGACACCTTCTGCAAGGGCGGCGAGGTGGTTGTTTCGCGCGGCGAGCTGGTTGAAATCGGCGGCAGCTTTCGTATTCCCGAAGTGATGGAAAAAAGCGGAGCCACCCTGCGTGAGGTGGGGGCCACCAACCGCACCCATCTGCGCGACTACAGCGCCGCAATCAACGAAAACACCCGCGCCCTCATGCGCGTGCACACATCAAATTACCGCATCGTGGGCTTCCACTCTGCCGTAAGCCTGCCCGAGCTTTCCGCTC harbors:
- a CDS encoding DUF169 domain-containing protein; this encodes MNKFEKLHETLMREMRLIHAPVAIKYFFDQEELDSFKKNQPHYSPIKPLTFCQSEVGARMEGITVIVERENLGCTNASFVFGWKDLDESEVKSHLKYCADADHARQVLEAKPHVPANLLAVAVSPLAAMTVQPDVVHFVCDTMQAYHIIGDWMATQRIDNFHPSMSVNSAVCSGNVYTLNTKQANLYLACSGSYNSGKTERGEINVAIPGEHIEALVQRLEDRVTQKGGASITRLGEPFPGAAICKNCPLIIFKKEREA
- a CDS encoding sodium:proton antiporter — encoded protein: MPDMALASTGHPSIPGAQLSVLWAIPFVCMLLSIAVLPLALPHLWERHFGKIAACWGMAFLVPCLMIYGFSVALYEFLHIILLDYIPFLVLLFTLFTVAGGVRLTGSLVGTPAVNTGLLAVGTVLASCMGTTGAAMLLIRPLLRANAHRRYRAHSVVFFIFLVANIGGSLTPLGDPPLFLGFLKGVDFFWTTTHLLTKTSLLAAILLVIFFALDSVLYNKEGCPQPAARNDAPEEKLGFEGGVNLLFLLGVVIAVLASGLYPLGELVSVFGVPVEAQNLLRDVALLCLAGLSLRFTSRRCRELNGFSWAPIEEVAKLFFGIFISMIPAIAILRAGTDGALAPLIRLVSQDGQPVNAMYFWLAGILSSFLDNAPTYLVFFNTAGGDAQRLMHEMPATLAAISAGAVFMGANSYIGNAPNFMVRSIAESDGVRMPSFFGYMLWSVGILVPLFALLTWLFFM
- a CDS encoding methyl-accepting chemotaxis protein — protein: MEQLDTMSQAVGKAVSEKMDVYFNLLEITSRMLTNTVGVNPDDVYEYKRNLLIQLLNQTKLVEAYYAFDTGETHNNKGVIKNFNAKSLGREWYTRMYNGEKRVVTTPYTSSIGATVMAVGVPLMENGKISGTLCINLGLTDITNFTNHVLEFDNIFLTRPDGYIMANRDDKRIGKSLWEAIPDLKKYTDLQKNSRIQFTHNGKAYEGSLYIIAGLGWKVWTYKPLEEIQADSTANLHTSAITAVVALVLSALMVHFLVTMLIFKPLGKGVVFATAVAEGNLDETLDIKSKDEVGTLADALRNMVARLKEMIRTTEEKERHAHAEAERAQKAVAEAEEARKEAELATRRGILQAASQIEGVVARIASSTEELAAQSEQIAKAAEIQRQRMGDTSVGMEQMTASIVDVARNSGQAASNAAKTQQEAGQGVTLVRQVVASVNHVHEQTQAMKVDLTALGKQADSIGAIMDVINDIADQTNLLALNAAIEAARAGEAGRGFAVVADEVRKLAEKTIGATKQVGENISGMQTAARQSITSMDRASTVVEETTTLSHKSGEVLDAILGLAKENAEQAQSIATAAEEQSSASEEISRSLDEVSRLTSDTTRGQSESATAIQQLAEMTGDLSRIVENLKKS
- a CDS encoding YqaA family protein gives rise to the protein MSISVLWGLFFSAFVAASIFPAQSELFLAGALANKSAPFWAIIAAASIGNTFGSATNWLLGRFFLHYQDRRWFPINRTKLARAEAWYAKYGRWSLLLSWAPIIGDPITLVAGILREPFSSFIVIVAVAKTLRYLVVALITLQFA
- a CDS encoding cyanophycin synthetase: MNTTFGTPADIQRHLDGLGLFHMDMGLGRMRRALAALDLTRPPFVVTQVLGTNGKGSTSAFLASLAIAHCCRVGLYTSPHFVSPTERIRIGGPEQPVCAPWPAESWVEPANQVMAVAPELTYFEFLTVLALLGFAREGVELAVLEAGLGGRHDATTAVAADLLCYAPIALDHKDIIGPTLADIAADKAAAIRSAAPVCSVAQFPEASRALENAARAHKAPIFRASPAPSGLRLGLNGPHQRTNAGLALAAWQQLALMLHKNTDDAPAQEQGLQQAFVPGRLQRLPGTESLPPLLLDGAHNPHGMAALIKALRAGGIKPAAAIFSCLADKDWLPAAQMLKHYLGEAPMFVVTLDNHRAAAADDIAEACNSLPPATAHALPHGPQALAQALELARALPEASETRPVLMSGSLYLLSEFFTLYPQGLMQSTGAQGA
- the selA gene encoding L-seryl-tRNA(Sec) selenium transferase, producing the protein MQNLFRAIPSVDASLAALHRAEAALADSQQTPHALLRDLVAAFWDNKRESIRAGACKNGEELRLEHQLPALLEFVQRGLRPRFRSALNATGVVVHTNMGRSVLAEEARQAVIRAATGYCNLELDLATGGRGSRHALVEELICRITGAEAALVVNNNAAAVLLVLDTFCKGGEVVVSRGELVEIGGSFRIPEVMEKSGATLREVGATNRTHLRDYSAAINENTRALMRVHTSNYRIVGFHSAVSLPELSALAHEHGLPLIEDLGSGSLMDFSSCGLPNEPTVPEVLAKGADIATFSGDKVLGGPQAGIITGRKGMIDQLKRNPLTRALRCDKLCLSALEATLRLYLDPEKARQSVPTLRMITCPPAELAKAARSLANKLRKGLNTQETLCEIDVREDVSRVGGGAFPQYDLPTTLVRIRPAGCSLTALKAALLETVPPLIGRLEDDAFCLDPRTLDIREYPDVLRVLRQALDTASRHTR